Proteins encoded in a region of the Vibrio ponticus genome:
- a CDS encoding potassium channel protein: protein MGLWLYLKRKLHATLFTLSGRNLALLTLVYIALSWLLLRAAGESDLTDNFSNFIYYLMVTASTVGYGDYSPASDMGKWVVVLFVIPGGLALFASILGRLASNVVEYWRAGVLGKRKVNTDNHILLLGWNGQRTLHLIRMLQHEEEGNRPIVLCTRSDIENPLPGEIGFVKVSSYTDAQEMQNARIEAASCIIVDNLEDDITLSAALYCANINAQAHLVAYFKDEALSALLSQHCPNAECIPAVGAEMIAKAAVDPGSSALHQELLASTRGMTQYSTYYPAAALEVSVEKVFLFMKKHHQATLIAVEGEGSIELNPDLDAVIKPGNKLFYIADERIDQFEWGKIS, encoded by the coding sequence ATGGGTTTATGGCTATACCTAAAGCGTAAATTGCACGCGACACTGTTTACTCTCAGCGGGCGCAACCTTGCGCTGCTGACACTGGTGTATATCGCACTGTCATGGCTGTTATTGCGCGCTGCTGGCGAATCTGATCTCACCGATAACTTCTCCAACTTTATTTATTACCTCATGGTGACGGCTTCCACTGTCGGTTATGGCGATTACTCGCCAGCCAGCGATATGGGCAAGTGGGTGGTCGTGCTATTTGTGATTCCGGGTGGCTTGGCGTTGTTTGCTTCGATCTTGGGGCGATTAGCGTCGAATGTTGTGGAATATTGGCGTGCTGGCGTATTAGGGAAAAGAAAAGTGAATACAGATAACCACATTTTACTCTTAGGTTGGAATGGTCAACGAACTTTGCATCTCATTCGTATGTTGCAGCATGAAGAAGAGGGCAACCGACCAATCGTACTCTGTACCCGTTCGGATATTGAAAACCCGCTTCCAGGTGAGATCGGCTTTGTAAAAGTCAGCAGCTACACCGATGCGCAAGAGATGCAAAATGCCCGTATTGAGGCGGCGAGTTGTATTATTGTCGATAACCTTGAAGACGATATAACGCTCTCAGCGGCGCTCTACTGCGCCAATATTAACGCCCAAGCGCATCTGGTCGCCTACTTTAAAGATGAGGCCCTGAGCGCGCTGTTAAGCCAGCATTGCCCGAATGCAGAATGTATTCCTGCCGTCGGGGCTGAGATGATCGCCAAAGCGGCCGTAGACCCAGGCTCAAGTGCCTTGCACCAAGAGCTGTTGGCATCAACTCGGGGAATGACGCAATATTCGACCTACTATCCGGCTGCGGCACTAGAGGTTTCGGTAGAGAAGGTGTTCTTGTTTATGAAAAAGCACCATCAAGCGACGTTAATTGCGGTTGAAGGCGAGGGCAGTATTGAGTTAAACCCGGATCTGGATGCGGTCATTAAGCCTGGAAATAAATTGTTCTATATTGCCGATGAGCGCATTGATCAGTTTGAGTGGGGGAAAATTAGTTAG
- a CDS encoding hybrid sensor histidine kinase/response regulator, translated as MATSSSLKRQSIFALTLYMVFVVTIVGTVSYLVMEPPIREQLIRNLDTRSKIISSEIEASLESPLGVLQSIVSIGNTGEAPELQADILRNLFSLIDGAAVSGGLWPKADLNDENSPYKSQFFNRAEDGAIDRIYSWDNPATGGYDGEPWYTDVVNKPLGTVAWSSVYIDPFTHVQMITASSPYYVDNQFAGVATVDLSLESLVEFIKLNSEQYDLGILIRDSEGEVVIEHNFKVVEGIYISEHQFGDFGWTIDVVNADRLVADQAYDLVTKVEMGIVPIMLLCVLVGYVVINRSLIDPISQIAREVDDSKHGGLINLDYKNDDEIKHLIDVFNQKTVFLEQEKKKALASMHAKSAFLATISHEVRTPMNGVLGTAQILLKTDLTHEQRKHLKTLYDSGDHMMMLLNEILDFSKIEQGHLELEKAPFPLQSIIGSINSVYHTLCAEKGLKFEIENNVNNLRWYTSDKARLRQILFNLLNNAVKFTSQGFVKISFDEIEMDGRNCLNIKVTDSGVGIDKSALEKIFRPFVQAESSTTRRFGGTGLGLAIVKQISELMDGDVSVQSELGKGTTFDVLLEMEVCEPKQAENSEHRKLNYKGLKALIVEDNRTNTIIIKSFMSAKGFECHCVADGEQAVEAVQASQFDLIMMDNHMPVKDGITATQEIRALRTSVANTLIFGCTADLFKETQERMRAAGVDGIVSKPIDEKELDDMLYRHSDKLYQYKSLQDLQSAAPFNAEEQLVSLYIAVEDQKPDEAHQILTNIYRYFNHDAESDAGALLAPLVKDKQLPSQQELDVLTVLLKDA; from the coding sequence ATGGCTACGAGTTCATCTCTAAAACGACAAAGTATTTTTGCACTGACTCTCTACATGGTTTTTGTCGTCACGATAGTCGGCACGGTGAGCTATTTGGTTATGGAACCACCAATTCGCGAGCAGCTGATCCGTAATCTCGACACGCGTTCAAAAATTATCTCTAGCGAGATTGAGGCGTCATTAGAGAGCCCGCTGGGCGTGCTGCAAAGTATTGTTAGTATTGGTAATACCGGTGAGGCTCCTGAGCTACAGGCGGACATTCTACGTAACCTCTTTAGCCTAATCGATGGTGCTGCCGTAAGCGGCGGCTTATGGCCCAAGGCAGATCTCAATGATGAAAACAGCCCTTACAAAAGCCAATTTTTTAACCGAGCCGAAGACGGCGCGATAGACCGCATTTACTCTTGGGACAACCCCGCCACAGGCGGCTACGATGGTGAGCCATGGTACACCGATGTTGTCAATAAACCACTGGGTACCGTTGCTTGGTCCTCGGTGTATATAGACCCTTTTACTCACGTGCAGATGATTACTGCATCCTCTCCTTACTATGTCGATAACCAGTTTGCCGGCGTTGCTACTGTCGATCTCTCTCTCGAGAGCTTAGTCGAATTTATCAAACTTAACTCTGAGCAGTATGATTTGGGTATCTTGATCCGAGACAGCGAAGGGGAAGTGGTGATTGAGCACAACTTCAAGGTGGTTGAGGGGATCTACATCAGCGAACATCAGTTTGGTGATTTTGGCTGGACGATTGATGTGGTGAATGCCGACAGATTGGTTGCCGACCAAGCTTATGATTTGGTCACCAAAGTTGAGATGGGCATTGTACCTATAATGTTACTGTGCGTATTGGTGGGCTATGTTGTAATTAACCGCTCGCTGATTGACCCTATTTCACAGATTGCCCGTGAAGTCGATGACTCCAAGCATGGCGGCTTAATCAACCTTGACTATAAAAATGATGACGAAATTAAACACCTCATCGATGTGTTTAATCAAAAGACCGTGTTCTTAGAACAAGAGAAGAAAAAAGCGCTCGCTTCTATGCACGCCAAGAGTGCATTCCTTGCGACGATTTCCCACGAAGTGCGCACCCCGATGAATGGGGTTTTAGGTACCGCACAAATTCTACTCAAAACCGATCTCACCCACGAGCAACGCAAGCATTTGAAAACGCTTTATGACTCGGGCGACCACATGATGATGCTGCTCAATGAGATTTTAGACTTTTCTAAAATTGAGCAAGGGCATTTAGAGCTAGAAAAAGCACCGTTTCCACTCCAATCAATCATTGGCAGTATTAATAGTGTTTATCACACCTTATGCGCTGAAAAAGGGCTTAAGTTTGAGATTGAAAACAACGTGAATAATTTGCGTTGGTACACCTCCGATAAAGCGCGCTTGCGTCAGATCTTGTTTAACTTGCTTAATAACGCCGTCAAATTTACCTCGCAAGGCTTTGTCAAAATCAGCTTTGATGAAATTGAGATGGATGGTCGTAATTGCCTGAATATCAAAGTGACAGATTCTGGGGTAGGGATAGATAAATCCGCACTAGAGAAGATCTTTAGACCGTTTGTGCAGGCTGAATCCTCAACCACGCGCCGATTTGGTGGTACAGGACTGGGGCTGGCGATAGTTAAACAGATCAGTGAATTGATGGATGGTGATGTTTCAGTGCAGAGTGAGCTTGGCAAAGGCACCACATTTGATGTGCTTCTTGAGATGGAAGTGTGCGAACCTAAGCAAGCTGAAAACAGTGAGCATAGAAAGCTCAACTACAAAGGACTCAAAGCGCTGATTGTGGAAGATAACCGCACCAACACCATCATAATTAAGAGCTTTATGTCAGCCAAAGGCTTTGAATGCCATTGCGTGGCAGATGGTGAGCAAGCGGTAGAAGCCGTTCAAGCTAGCCAATTTGATCTGATCATGATGGATAACCATATGCCAGTAAAAGATGGCATTACTGCGACACAAGAGATTAGAGCGCTGCGAACGAGCGTTGCCAATACACTCATTTTTGGTTGTACTGCTGACCTATTTAAAGAGACGCAAGAGCGCATGCGCGCTGCCGGTGTGGATGGCATCGTCTCTAAACCGATTGATGAGAAAGAACTCGACGATATGCTTTATCGTCATTCAGATAAGCTCTATCAGTATAAATCACTACAAGATCTACAATCAGCAGCACCTTTCAATGCTGAAGAGCAGTTAGTTTCGCTCTATATTGCCGTGGAAGACCAAAAGCCAGATGAAGCGCACCAGATACTGACTAACATATACCGCTACTTTAACCACGACGCAGAAAGTGATGCCGGAGCCCTACTGGCACCGCTGGTTAAAGACAAACAACTCCCTTCCCAACAAGAGCTTGATGTATTGACAGTTTTGCTAAAAGACGCGTAA
- a CDS encoding UPF0149 family protein: MTLQEILSQPELEGKLINEAKTHGFVTAMAAAPHTLDPHEWLPFLWGGEEVAPFSDGEQLECYIEQVIGLWNQYRPALMGNQWQWPEGCALDEEEIVTAEARDFCEGLLQGWQLSRDDWEAIMPEDSQDNALLGGVLLSLTMLYDPETSIATLAEQGIEGLEQFEEIFNAMPTMLCGLTMRGMQLVEAGE, from the coding sequence TTGACTTTACAAGAAATCCTTTCACAGCCAGAACTTGAAGGTAAGCTAATTAATGAAGCGAAGACTCACGGCTTCGTGACTGCAATGGCTGCTGCGCCTCATACGCTTGACCCACACGAGTGGCTACCATTCCTATGGGGTGGTGAAGAAGTGGCACCATTTAGCGATGGTGAACAGCTAGAGTGTTACATCGAGCAAGTGATTGGTCTTTGGAACCAATACCGCCCAGCACTAATGGGCAACCAATGGCAATGGCCTGAAGGTTGTGCGCTGGATGAAGAAGAGATCGTGACAGCTGAAGCGCGTGACTTCTGTGAAGGTCTACTGCAAGGCTGGCAGCTATCTCGTGATGATTGGGAAGCAATCATGCCTGAAGATAGCCAAGACAATGCGCTGCTTGGCGGTGTGCTATTGTCACTGACAATGCTTTACGATCCAGAAACGTCTATCGCGACGCTAGCAGAGCAAGGTATTGAAGGCTTAGAGCAGTTTGAAGAGATCTTCAACGCGATGCCAACCATGCTATGCGGTCTAACCATGCGCGGCATGCAGCTAGTCGAAGCTGGCGAGTAA